One Halovivax ruber XH-70 genomic region harbors:
- a CDS encoding archaeal proteasome endopeptidase complex subunit alpha yields the protein MDDTRRQAYDRGQTIFSPDGRLYQVEYAREAVERGSPAVGVRVADGVVLAARKRRASPLLEPDSVAKLHRIDDHISIASAGHAADARQLVDRARVAAQRHRLQYGEPAPVESVTTSLADHIQESTQTGGTRPYGTALLIAGIDPNDAGESTAQSAAGSVGQLFELDPSGTPYGWRAVGIGEGSTTIRETFESALDPATADIETTVDDAVPTALDGLAVDDDEPDPDAYECLTIEPGPTVTTRSTDEIETVLRETAS from the coding sequence ATGGACGACACTCGCAGGCAGGCCTACGACCGCGGTCAGACAATCTTCTCGCCGGATGGTCGCCTCTACCAGGTCGAGTACGCCCGGGAGGCGGTCGAACGCGGATCACCCGCCGTCGGCGTTCGCGTGGCCGACGGCGTCGTCCTCGCTGCCAGAAAGCGACGCGCCTCGCCGCTGCTCGAACCGGACTCGGTGGCGAAGCTCCACCGAATCGACGATCACATCTCGATCGCTTCGGCGGGCCACGCCGCCGACGCGCGTCAGCTCGTCGACCGCGCCCGGGTCGCCGCTCAGCGCCACCGTCTCCAGTACGGGGAGCCAGCGCCCGTCGAATCGGTGACGACGTCCCTCGCAGACCACATCCAGGAGTCTACGCAGACCGGGGGAACCCGCCCCTACGGAACGGCGCTCCTGATCGCGGGCATCGACCCGAATGATGCTGGGGAATCGACGGCACAGTCCGCCGCCGGCTCGGTCGGTCAGCTCTTCGAACTCGACCCGAGCGGGACGCCGTACGGCTGGCGTGCCGTCGGGATCGGCGAGGGCTCGACGACGATCAGAGAAACGTTCGAGTCCGCACTCGACCCGGCGACTGCGGACATCGAAACCACGGTCGACGACGCCGTACCCACGGCGCTCGACGGGCTCGCTGTGGACGACGACGAGCCCGACCCGGACGCCTACGAGTGCCTAACGATCGAACCGGGGCCGACGGTGACGACCCGGTCGACGGACGAAATCGAGACGGTTCTCAGGGAGACGGCGTCGTAG
- a CDS encoding 20S proteasome subunit (alpha or beta) codes for MIEQSGESPAGTAHESANEFSTGTTIVALGGDDGVVLGADARVSLGGRFVTNRSARKVEPIGERAAVAFSGGVSDAQSVVDQLRTERQLYELDHGRPMPTDALATVTGRLIRTGQFRSIGLLLGGVDESAVYWIDGGGGVMRDAYAASGSGMQLAYGALEGAYEPDRPVSDLQPLAADALAAAAERDVASGDGMTITTITDEGLSERRTNALGREALAGADGASPAPETADEEVA; via the coding sequence ATGATCGAACAATCGGGTGAAAGTCCCGCAGGGACAGCGCACGAGTCGGCGAACGAATTCTCCACGGGGACGACGATCGTCGCTCTCGGTGGCGACGACGGGGTCGTTCTCGGTGCGGACGCTCGCGTGAGTCTGGGTGGGCGCTTCGTGACCAATCGGTCGGCGCGGAAGGTCGAACCGATCGGTGAGCGGGCCGCCGTCGCCTTTTCCGGCGGTGTCAGCGACGCGCAGTCGGTGGTCGATCAGTTGCGAACCGAACGCCAACTTTACGAACTCGATCACGGGCGGCCGATGCCGACGGACGCACTCGCGACGGTAACGGGGCGACTGATCCGCACCGGACAGTTCCGCTCGATCGGCCTCTTGCTCGGCGGGGTCGACGAGTCGGCCGTCTACTGGATCGACGGCGGTGGCGGTGTCATGCGTGACGCGTACGCGGCAAGCGGCAGCGGGATGCAACTGGCCTACGGCGCCCTCGAAGGCGCGTACGAACCGGATCGGCCGGTGTCCGACCTGCAACCACTTGCCGCCGACGCCCTCGCAGCCGCCGCCGAACGGGACGTCGCCAGCGGGGACGGGATGACGATCACGACGATCACCGACGAGGGCCTCTCCGAGCGCCGGACGAACGCCCTCGGCCGCGAGGCGCTTGCTGGAGCGGATGGAGCGAGCCCGGCTCCCGAAACTGCGGACGAGGAGGTGGCCTGA
- a CDS encoding phosphomannomutase: MTLFGTAGIRGPVATEVTPTLALSVGQAVGRTIDGTADSEGRSDSPIVVLGYDGRETSEPLAAAMAAGLASAGARVRRVGQVPTPALASASQGRFGVMITASHNPPTDNGIKLFDDGVEFDRDAEREIEATVATAETAAWDRWGTIERAEVLSSYREAVCAYVRDQFGGHGRSPDAGSAQTDARPLAGLSIAVDCGSGVGGEATPQVLDRLGAAVTALNANVDGHFPARESKPTPETLSDLRAFLADGDFDLGLAHDGDADRLVVCGPDGDVVHEDTVLAVVAAHYVEASSAGDPVVVTTPNASARIDELVGAAGGRVERVHLGALHEGIARVRAGADEETAVVFAAEPWKHIHPAFGGWIDGVASAAVVASLVAAAGDVATLRQPVTERPYRKVSVPCPDDAKTNAMARLESSLPDAFPEGTVETEYGIRIELPDASWVLVRPSGTEPYVRLYAESDEVDELVAVVRDAIETAVED; the protein is encoded by the coding sequence ATGACGCTGTTCGGGACCGCGGGAATCCGCGGACCGGTCGCGACCGAGGTTACGCCCACACTCGCCCTCTCGGTCGGCCAGGCCGTCGGGCGAACGATCGACGGCACGGCCGACTCCGAAGGAAGATCCGACTCGCCGATCGTCGTGCTCGGGTACGACGGGCGGGAGACGAGCGAGCCCCTTGCCGCAGCAATGGCCGCAGGACTCGCGAGCGCCGGAGCGAGGGTTCGGCGAGTCGGCCAGGTTCCAACGCCAGCACTTGCGTCCGCGTCGCAGGGCCGATTCGGCGTGATGATCACCGCGAGCCACAATCCGCCGACCGACAACGGGATCAAGCTCTTCGACGACGGCGTCGAGTTCGATCGCGACGCCGAACGCGAGATCGAGGCCACCGTGGCGACCGCTGAGACGGCAGCCTGGGATCGGTGGGGGACGATCGAACGCGCCGAGGTCCTCTCGTCCTACCGTGAGGCCGTCTGTGCCTACGTCCGCGACCAGTTCGGCGGGCACGGCCGATCGCCTGACGCCGGGTCAGCGCAGACCGACGCACGACCGCTCGCCGGCCTGTCGATCGCGGTCGACTGTGGAAGCGGCGTCGGCGGAGAGGCCACCCCACAGGTTCTCGATCGCCTCGGTGCCGCCGTGACCGCGCTCAATGCGAACGTCGACGGCCACTTCCCGGCCAGAGAGAGCAAACCGACGCCGGAAACCCTGTCCGACCTGCGGGCGTTCCTCGCCGACGGCGACTTCGACCTCGGCCTCGCTCACGACGGGGACGCAGACCGCCTCGTCGTCTGCGGTCCGGACGGCGACGTCGTCCACGAGGACACGGTCCTCGCCGTCGTCGCAGCCCACTACGTCGAGGCGTCGAGCGCTGGCGACCCCGTCGTCGTGACGACACCGAACGCCTCGGCACGGATCGACGAACTGGTGGGCGCTGCCGGCGGCCGCGTCGAGCGCGTGCACCTGGGCGCGCTCCACGAGGGGATCGCTCGCGTCCGCGCCGGGGCGGACGAGGAGACGGCCGTCGTCTTCGCGGCCGAACCCTGGAAGCACATCCATCCGGCGTTCGGCGGCTGGATCGACGGCGTCGCGAGCGCCGCCGTCGTCGCCTCGCTCGTCGCCGCGGCCGGCGACGTCGCGACCCTGCGCCAGCCCGTGACCGAGCGACCGTACCGGAAGGTGAGCGTTCCCTGTCCGGACGACGCGAAGACGAACGCGATGGCGCGCCTCGAATCGAGCCTCCCCGACGCGTTTCCCGAGGGGACGGTCGAAACGGAGTACGGCATCAGAATCGAGTTGCCCGACGCTTCGTGGGTACTCGTCAGACCGAGCGGGACGGAGCCCTACGTGCGGCTGTACGCCGAAAGCGACGAGGTCGACGAACTCGTGGCCGTGGTCCGAGACGCGATCGAAACGGCCGTCGAAGACTGA
- the cdd gene encoding cytidine deaminase codes for MNKLVRAAREIQSASHVPYSEYRVGAALETTDGTVFTGCNLENVNFSNSLHAEEVAIAEAVKNGSHEFARLAVSSSRRDGVTPCGMCRQTLAEFCDDDLVIACDEGDDESGTPIVTTYTLGELLPASMSESDLD; via the coding sequence ATGAACAAATTAGTCAGAGCCGCAAGGGAGATCCAGTCCGCCTCACACGTCCCCTACTCCGAGTATCGCGTGGGTGCCGCCCTCGAGACCACCGACGGCACCGTCTTCACGGGGTGCAATCTCGAGAACGTCAACTTCTCGAACAGCCTCCACGCCGAAGAGGTGGCGATCGCCGAGGCCGTCAAGAACGGTTCCCACGAATTCGCTCGGCTGGCGGTCAGTTCCAGTCGTCGTGACGGCGTCACCCCTTGCGGGATGTGTCGCCAGACGCTCGCCGAATTCTGTGACGACGACCTCGTGATCGCCTGCGACGAAGGCGACGACGAGTCGGGAACGCCGATCGTTACGACATACACACTCGGCGAGTTGCTCCCGGCTTCGATGAGCGAATCCGACCTCGACTAG
- a CDS encoding DUF488 family protein, N3 subclade, with translation MTDSGPTLGSLTDSYVAAIQHDLASLPPASTLVGVVRRPTGWFHGAVDENVPQLAPPAELLEETKRAETDLKRRGICDEEAHNAAWDQVDFESRYEAHLDGSADAQAAIDAIVDRLCHGESITLVCFENTAKKRCHRTTLREHIAARLERTA, from the coding sequence ATGACGGATTCGGGCCCGACTCTCGGCTCGCTCACCGACTCCTACGTCGCGGCGATTCAACACGACCTGGCCTCACTGCCGCCGGCGTCGACGCTGGTCGGCGTGGTGCGCCGCCCGACCGGCTGGTTCCACGGAGCCGTCGACGAGAACGTCCCGCAGCTGGCGCCGCCGGCGGAACTACTGGAGGAGACGAAACGAGCCGAGACGGACCTGAAACGACGCGGCATCTGCGACGAAGAAGCGCACAACGCCGCCTGGGACCAGGTCGACTTCGAGTCCCGTTACGAAGCCCACCTCGATGGCTCGGCCGACGCACAGGCGGCGATCGACGCAATCGTGGACCGACTCTGTCACGGCGAGTCGATCACCCTGGTCTGTTTCGAAAACACGGCGAAGAAACGCTGTCACCGGACGACGCTTCGTGAGCATATCGCAGCCCGACTCGAGCGAACTGCATAG
- a CDS encoding nucleoside phosphorylase: MTDRPDSEDPNAETQYHVDVGPDDVAETVLLPGNPERIDRIVECWDEYDDVAHHREYRTATGRYDGAPLSVTSTGIGSPSAAIAVEELARVGCETFIRVGSCGAIQPDVSVGDLVITTGAVRQEGTSDEYVREDYPAVADHEVVSALVAAAERLGYDYHTGLTASTDSFYAGQGRPGFEGFEAAGAEGLIDELSEANVTNVEMEASAILTLASIYGLRGSAVCTVYADRNGGEFSVTGESRAAETASLGAALLAKMDARKAEAGVDRWHAGLSIE, translated from the coding sequence ATGACAGACCGACCGGACAGCGAAGATCCGAACGCCGAGACGCAGTACCACGTCGACGTCGGTCCCGACGACGTGGCCGAGACGGTGCTCCTGCCGGGCAATCCCGAGCGAATCGACCGGATCGTCGAGTGCTGGGACGAGTACGACGACGTCGCTCACCACCGCGAGTACCGGACCGCGACGGGTCGATACGACGGGGCGCCTCTCTCGGTCACCTCGACCGGTATCGGCAGCCCGTCGGCCGCCATCGCCGTCGAAGAACTCGCGCGCGTCGGCTGCGAGACGTTCATTCGCGTCGGGTCCTGTGGAGCGATCCAGCCGGACGTCTCCGTCGGCGACCTCGTCATCACGACAGGGGCCGTCCGCCAGGAGGGGACGAGCGACGAGTACGTCCGCGAGGACTACCCGGCGGTCGCCGATCACGAGGTCGTGAGCGCGCTCGTCGCCGCCGCGGAACGGCTCGGCTACGACTATCACACCGGACTCACCGCGAGTACCGACTCGTTCTACGCCGGTCAGGGTCGACCCGGGTTCGAGGGGTTCGAAGCCGCCGGCGCCGAGGGACTCATCGACGAACTCAGCGAGGCCAACGTCACGAACGTCGAGATGGAAGCGAGTGCGATCCTGACGCTCGCGTCCATCTACGGACTGCGCGGCAGCGCCGTCTGCACCGTCTACGCGGACCGCAACGGTGGCGAGTTCAGCGTGACGGGCGAATCACGTGCGGCCGAGACGGCGTCGTTGGGGGCCGCCCTCCTCGCGAAGATGGACGCTCGGAAGGCGGAGGCGGGCGTCGATCGCTGGCACGCCGGGCTTTCGATCGAGTGA
- a CDS encoding mechanosensitive ion channel domain-containing protein has protein sequence MDAQAFLEEPAVIAAAVLALGVVVGYLVGRLNEELLTAAGVPDAVEGTPFERSAQSLGTSTVQIVARLSSWFVYGIAALTAIHIAQLIDTDRFWADVTLFLPQLFVAILVLVVGFIVADKAELMVGEYLRSVKLPEASLIPRVVKYSLLYVVILIALAQVGVNVLALLVLLIVYSAGIVIVGAFAFKDFLVSSAVGIYLLLNQPYGIGDRIRIGDRSGIVQEVDIFVTIVESEDEQYVIPNRQVFDAGIVKLRE, from the coding sequence ATGGATGCACAGGCGTTTTTAGAGGAGCCGGCAGTCATCGCGGCGGCCGTCCTCGCGCTTGGGGTCGTGGTCGGCTACCTCGTCGGCCGATTGAACGAGGAACTGCTCACGGCCGCGGGCGTCCCCGACGCCGTCGAGGGGACCCCGTTCGAGCGGAGCGCCCAGAGTCTGGGCACCTCGACCGTCCAGATCGTCGCCCGATTGAGTTCGTGGTTCGTCTACGGGATCGCGGCGCTGACGGCGATCCACATCGCCCAGCTGATCGACACCGATCGGTTCTGGGCCGACGTGACGCTCTTTCTCCCGCAACTGTTCGTCGCCATCTTAGTGCTCGTCGTCGGGTTCATCGTCGCCGACAAGGCGGAGCTGATGGTCGGCGAGTACCTCCGGAGCGTGAAACTGCCGGAGGCGTCGCTCATCCCGCGGGTGGTGAAGTACTCCCTCCTCTACGTCGTCATCCTCATCGCGCTCGCCCAGGTCGGTGTCAACGTCCTCGCGCTGCTCGTATTGCTCATCGTCTACTCGGCCGGCATCGTCATCGTCGGGGCCTTCGCGTTCAAGGACTTCCTCGTCTCCAGTGCGGTCGGCATCTACCTCCTGCTCAACCAGCCCTACGGCATCGGCGATCGCATCCGCATCGGCGATCGGTCGGGAATCGTCCAGGAGGTCGATATCTTCGTGACGATCGTCGAGAGCGAGGACGAACAGTACGTTATCCCCAACCGCCAGGTGTTCGACGCGGGGATCGTGAAACTGCGCGAGTGA
- the dacZ gene encoding diadenylate cyclase DacZ, with protein sequence MDGLDDVFGEIYDDVDALVLFSPSGSYYERVAPLEEDGLDVIVVGTENTVGADPFVELPLEFSAVAERVRFGLEGALEQGIIEGGDVLACATSVFDGGIDTVSRVRANAEDQLGLYDLFSKSRADADVIKAVFEVAINLGKKGQKGKPVGALFVVGDAGNVMNKSRPLSYNPFEKSHVHVGDPIVTVMLKEFSRLDGAFVISDSGKIVSAYRYLEPAAEGVDIPKGLGARHMAAGAITRDTNSIAVVLSESDGMVRAFKAGELILEVDPEAY encoded by the coding sequence ATGGACGGGCTCGACGACGTGTTTGGCGAGATCTACGACGACGTCGACGCACTCGTACTCTTCTCCCCGAGTGGGTCGTACTACGAACGAGTGGCGCCGCTCGAAGAGGACGGCCTCGACGTCATCGTCGTCGGGACCGAGAACACCGTCGGTGCCGACCCCTTCGTCGAGTTACCGCTCGAGTTTTCGGCGGTGGCCGAGCGTGTTCGCTTCGGTCTCGAGGGCGCGTTAGAACAGGGTATCATCGAGGGCGGGGACGTCCTCGCCTGCGCGACGAGCGTGTTCGACGGCGGGATCGACACCGTCTCTCGGGTACGCGCCAACGCGGAGGATCAGCTCGGACTGTACGACCTCTTCTCGAAGTCGCGGGCCGACGCCGACGTCATCAAGGCCGTCTTCGAGGTGGCGATCAACCTCGGGAAGAAAGGCCAGAAGGGCAAGCCGGTCGGCGCCCTGTTCGTCGTCGGCGACGCGGGCAACGTGATGAACAAGTCCCGCCCGCTGTCGTACAACCCATTCGAGAAGTCCCACGTCCACGTCGGGGACCCCATCGTCACCGTCATGCTGAAGGAGTTCTCCCGGCTGGACGGGGCCTTCGTCATCTCCGATTCGGGCAAGATCGTCTCCGCCTACCGCTACCTCGAACCCGCGGCGGAGGGTGTCGACATCCCGAAGGGACTCGGCGCGCGTCACATGGCCGCCGGGGCGATCACGCGCGACACGAACTCGATCGCCGTCGTCCTCTCCGAGAGCGACGGCATGGTGCGGGCGTTCAAGGCCGGTGAATTGATCCTGGAGGTCGACCCGGAGGCGTACTGA
- a CDS encoding BGTF surface domain-containing protein produces MTKDTTSVREKGRAVVLAALMVLSVVAMGAAFAAPAAADHGEQRVVMDGTGGSVVQGQTVAVDDTALTGDSVELVKVNENGESFQFNVDTNGSHYVFETGSLEKGTYNLTDGSTDVTIDVRVLSLNDGSKGGTMFIENSVQQGDNATLQLNSNMGEFDAEISSDSFSASQLETMIEGASTTSHDGDFVTVKGDATLNVTFAESVDPGEYNFTIAAAGTTAEVSTSIEVTEKIESAIEFPESVAEGVEGDHVTVTVNMEEATDANLSLTWSPNGEPITVLAGDITAPAGVSQVDIPINTHALFKDDTTNVVGDMSDQDGSFTANYAMNASSDEWDSSAEEIWGMTSTLNMELEDADGNQVDRGAFRVTDRSTENLNTYTVSKSVAENVEASNIGAIAENGAQIDGSMAEGDYLAVVVEANGLFGYADSVDALAQEGAYLNVTHQNPGFGESPVDMTAENFLANEENGTIAAFYNVSEGNASNEFEVSFDVYNKADAAEDGTIANYNHYTEETESFSSTFSVEEPSFALASDSFNLAPESGQEITGTTNVAPGAEVDVVAETPDGADNPFYESATGTVAADGTWTATVDLTGEVQDTEFGIEAQLLGTSLTDTADGIIGEGTGAEPSLSVTANAPSEVAVDEDATLTVTASNDVPEGTAAGTISITVDGEEVTSEELELEAGGSQEFTADFDTSSAGDIEYSVTTTGDDGDEDDSASGTLTVNDPDEGDESGSGDESDESDESDESGGSDDDDSDESPGFGVAVALVALLSAAMLALRRQD; encoded by the coding sequence ATGACAAAAGACACGACATCAGTGCGCGAGAAGGGACGTGCAGTCGTCCTGGCCGCGCTTATGGTGCTCTCCGTCGTCGCAATGGGCGCAGCGTTTGCTGCTCCTGCGGCTGCGGATCACGGAGAGCAGCGAGTGGTAATGGACGGTACTGGCGGGAGTGTAGTACAGGGCCAAACAGTAGCTGTTGACGACACTGCCCTCACCGGGGATAGTGTCGAACTGGTAAAGGTAAACGAAAACGGAGAATCGTTCCAGTTCAACGTTGACACTAACGGATCTCACTACGTCTTCGAAACAGGAAGCCTCGAGAAGGGTACCTACAACCTGACTGATGGTTCCACTGACGTTACCATCGACGTTCGAGTGCTCTCGCTCAACGATGGTTCGAAGGGCGGAACGATGTTCATCGAGAACTCTGTTCAGCAGGGCGACAACGCCACGCTCCAGCTGAACTCCAACATGGGCGAGTTCGACGCTGAGATCAGCTCTGACTCCTTCAGTGCGAGCCAGCTGGAAACGATGATTGAGGGTGCGTCTACGACGTCGCACGATGGAGACTTCGTGACTGTCAAAGGCGACGCTACCCTTAACGTAACCTTCGCCGAATCCGTTGACCCTGGTGAGTACAACTTCACCATCGCAGCTGCAGGGACGACGGCTGAAGTTTCGACTTCGATCGAAGTGACTGAGAAGATTGAATCGGCGATTGAATTCCCAGAATCTGTCGCTGAAGGGGTTGAAGGCGACCACGTTACGGTCACCGTCAACATGGAGGAGGCGACTGACGCCAACCTCTCGCTCACCTGGAGTCCGAACGGCGAGCCGATTACCGTCCTTGCTGGGGACATTACCGCACCTGCTGGCGTTTCGCAGGTTGACATCCCTATCAACACGCACGCGCTGTTCAAGGACGACACCACCAACGTTGTTGGTGACATGTCGGACCAGGATGGCAGTTTCACAGCCAACTACGCGATGAATGCCTCTTCTGACGAATGGGACTCCTCCGCTGAGGAGATCTGGGGCATGACGAGCACGCTTAACATGGAACTTGAGGACGCTGACGGCAATCAGGTTGACCGTGGCGCGTTCCGTGTTACCGACCGCTCGACCGAGAATCTGAACACGTACACGGTCTCCAAGAGTGTGGCCGAAAACGTTGAGGCAAGCAACATCGGCGCAATCGCTGAGAACGGTGCTCAGATCGATGGCTCGATGGCTGAAGGCGACTACCTGGCAGTCGTAGTTGAAGCGAACGGCCTCTTCGGCTACGCTGACAGCGTTGACGCCCTCGCCCAGGAGGGTGCGTACCTCAACGTCACGCACCAGAACCCTGGCTTCGGTGAATCGCCTGTAGATATGACGGCCGAAAACTTCCTCGCCAATGAGGAGAACGGCACGATCGCTGCCTTCTACAACGTGTCGGAAGGCAACGCCTCGAACGAATTCGAAGTCTCGTTCGACGTCTACAACAAGGCTGACGCGGCCGAAGACGGCACCATCGCAAACTACAACCACTACACTGAAGAAACGGAATCCTTCAGTTCGACGTTCAGTGTCGAGGAGCCGTCGTTCGCCCTCGCCTCTGATTCGTTCAACCTCGCTCCTGAATCCGGTCAGGAGATCACGGGTACGACGAACGTCGCGCCAGGCGCAGAAGTCGACGTCGTCGCCGAGACCCCGGATGGAGCGGACAACCCATTCTACGAATCAGCAACGGGAACGGTCGCTGCTGATGGCACGTGGACGGCAACTGTCGACCTCACCGGTGAGGTCCAGGATACCGAGTTCGGTATCGAAGCGCAGCTCCTCGGTACGAGTCTGACGGACACCGCTGACGGAATCATCGGCGAAGGTACTGGCGCAGAGCCGTCCCTCAGCGTTACCGCTAACGCGCCGTCCGAGGTTGCTGTCGACGAAGACGCAACCCTGACGGTCACCGCTAGCAACGACGTCCCAGAAGGCACGGCCGCGGGTACGATCTCCATCACCGTCGACGGTGAGGAGGTCACGTCCGAGGAACTCGAACTCGAAGCCGGTGGCTCGCAGGAGTTCACCGCTGACTTCGACACCAGCTCCGCTGGTGACATCGAGTACTCCGTCACCACGACCGGTGACGACGGTGACGAGGACGACTCCGCGTCCGGTACGCTCACCGTTAACGACCCTGACGAAGGGGACGAGTCCGGCTCCGGTGACGAGTCCGACGAGTCCGACGAGTCCGACGAGTCCGGCGGATCCGACGATGACGACTCCGACGAGTCGCCCGGATTCGGCGTTGCTGTCGCACTGGTCGCCCTGCTGAGCGCGGCGATGCTGGCGCTCCGCCGTCAGGACTAA
- a CDS encoding HVO_A0114 family putative DNA-binding protein translates to MIENTLKITFQQAAEHRNTARERLRRAEADETGDGIEQDVRFILNFEEFDDIARLMRTANLQLIETIVSEEPASIRQLAERVDRDYREVHRNLTELDSLGVVEFEDDGACKRPMLRGGAENIDFSIRFPRSPNRGDASATPA, encoded by the coding sequence ATGATCGAAAACACACTCAAAATCACGTTCCAGCAAGCCGCGGAGCATCGAAACACCGCCCGCGAGCGGTTGCGCCGGGCCGAAGCTGACGAGACGGGAGACGGAATCGAACAGGACGTGCGCTTTATCCTCAACTTCGAGGAGTTCGACGACATCGCTCGCCTCATGCGTACTGCGAACCTCCAACTCATCGAGACGATCGTCTCCGAAGAGCCAGCGAGCATCCGCCAGCTCGCGGAGCGTGTCGACCGAGACTACCGCGAAGTCCACCGCAACCTGACTGAACTCGACTCACTGGGGGTCGTCGAGTTCGAAGACGATGGCGCTTGTAAGCGGCCCATGCTTCGTGGTGGAGCCGAGAACATCGATTTCTCGATTCGCTTCCCCCGCTCCCCCAATCGGGGAGACGCCTCCGCGACACCGGCTTGA
- a CDS encoding toxin-antitoxin system TumE family protein produces the protein MGHTVIEDVEDRVDTRVIRRKIIRTDDPQYPSGYRYALHYGYTNGRGTILRYDNENETVGRHECHTPEGVTEIEFPGMLALRDRFLEEIDTHS, from the coding sequence ATGGGTCATACGGTCATCGAAGACGTGGAGGATCGTGTCGATACCCGTGTTATCCGGCGCAAGATCATCAGGACCGATGACCCACAGTATCCGAGCGGGTACCGCTACGCGCTCCACTACGGCTACACGAACGGCCGAGGCACCATCCTCAGGTACGATAACGAAAACGAAACCGTCGGTCGCCACGAGTGCCACACGCCTGAGGGAGTCACTGAAATCGAGTTTCCGGGGATGCTGGCACTCCGCGACCGATTCCTCGAGGAAATCGATACCCACTCATGA
- a CDS encoding winged helix-turn-helix domain-containing protein produces the protein MSVIDAGEEASMRKQRLEYPSGWLYLCRHESVHFIIDALLQVDPKKEFNQTELAEFAGISRQSVRRHIDRLVELGVVAETAGGKRYHYNIESPVGQLIAELNGELAAIGIEQAADETAGDES, from the coding sequence ATGAGTGTGATCGACGCGGGTGAGGAAGCGAGCATGCGCAAGCAGCGACTCGAGTATCCGAGCGGCTGGCTCTATCTTTGCAGACACGAAAGTGTTCACTTCATTATCGACGCTCTCCTCCAGGTCGACCCCAAAAAGGAGTTCAATCAGACCGAGCTCGCGGAGTTCGCTGGCATCAGCCGACAGAGCGTCCGTCGACACATCGATCGGCTGGTCGAGCTTGGCGTCGTCGCCGAAACCGCTGGCGGGAAACGCTACCACTACAACATAGAAAGTCCGGTCGGCCAGTTGATCGCCGAATTGAACGGGGAACTGGCTGCAATCGGCATTGAACAGGCGGCCGACGAGACTGCTGGAGACGAGTCGTAA
- a CDS encoding transcription initiation factor IIB family protein, which yields MYSARERLAQKQWIEELERAADELELSDDIRSTAVDLFLSDVPETDRSKRAVVASSLYAAALIGSDGRTQGAVADAVDVSRLSIQSRWKEQLEAAGLDAPGW from the coding sequence GTGTACAGCGCGCGCGAACGACTCGCCCAGAAGCAGTGGATCGAAGAGCTAGAGCGAGCAGCTGACGAACTCGAGCTGTCGGACGACATCCGGTCGACGGCCGTCGATCTCTTTCTCTCGGACGTCCCGGAGACCGACCGATCGAAACGGGCCGTCGTGGCGTCGAGTCTGTACGCCGCGGCGCTGATCGGCAGCGACGGGCGAACGCAGGGAGCGGTCGCCGACGCCGTAGACGTCTCACGGCTCTCGATTCAGTCACGGTGGAAGGAACAGCTCGAAGCGGCCGGACTGGACGCACCGGGCTGGTAA
- a CDS encoding phosphopantetheine adenylyltransferase, producing MQVALGGTFDPVHDGHRRLFERAFELGDVTVGLTSDELAPATRHVDRYVRPYSERERDLRAELERLADPRGRDFEIRQLEESTGIATEPQFDALVVSPETVAGGKQINELRRERGHDALELIVVPHARAEDGDIISSTRIVNGEIDEHGALTPEQDGRDRDSDSRSTE from the coding sequence ATGCAGGTCGCGCTCGGTGGCACGTTCGACCCGGTCCACGACGGCCACCGTCGACTCTTCGAACGCGCGTTTGAACTCGGCGACGTCACCGTGGGGCTGACGAGTGACGAACTCGCGCCCGCGACACGCCACGTCGACCGCTACGTCCGTCCCTACAGCGAACGTGAACGCGATCTCCGGGCGGAACTCGAACGCCTCGCCGATCCGCGTGGGCGAGACTTCGAGATCCGCCAACTCGAAGAGTCGACCGGTATTGCGACCGAACCGCAGTTCGACGCCCTCGTCGTCTCGCCGGAGACGGTCGCCGGCGGCAAGCAGATCAACGAACTCCGTCGCGAGCGCGGTCACGACGCGCTCGAACTGATCGTCGTTCCCCACGCCCGAGCCGAAGACGGCGATATTATCTCGAGTACGCGAATCGTCAATGGCGAAATCGACGAACACGGCGCGCTGACGCCGGAGCAGGACGGACGCGATCGGGATTCTGATTCGCGATCGACCGAATAG